A window of the Bradyrhizobium ottawaense genome harbors these coding sequences:
- a CDS encoding MFS transporter, whose translation MTTIGSAEAPAADVAVAPAVLSSQERRKIILYLGILIVLLAFGSPAGGLIDIPISFLLKNKLHLQAHEVAGFRLMSAIPLYLAFAFGFIRDIWNPFGMRDRGFMLLFGGISALLYVFFAFTPISYLTLLVAVIVLTVSFLFVSSAQNGLTAVIGQQHAMTGQISAAWNVFLSIPTFAALLAGGALSGLLEDRGSDQAVRILFLVGAAIMLTVAAYALWRPGDVYDNVRIEYGDDRHPIEDLKRLVRHWPIYPAMLIWLLWNFAPGSATPLQYHLQNTLHASDAQWGQWNAIFAASFIPTFIIYGILCRKLALQTLLVWGTVIAVPQMVPLLFIHSVTGALIAAVPIGLMGGIATGAYLDLIMRSCPRGLQGTTLMLASSLYFVVSRFGDLLGTHLYDHFGSFDVCVIAITAVYALMLPAILLVPKGLIATADGQIV comes from the coding sequence ATGACGACGATCGGTAGTGCCGAAGCGCCAGCGGCGGATGTTGCCGTCGCGCCCGCGGTCCTGTCGAGCCAGGAACGGCGGAAAATCATTCTCTATCTCGGCATCCTGATCGTCCTGCTGGCCTTCGGCAGTCCCGCCGGAGGCCTGATCGATATTCCGATCAGCTTCCTGTTGAAGAACAAGCTGCATCTGCAGGCCCATGAGGTCGCCGGTTTCCGGCTCATGTCAGCGATCCCGCTCTACCTCGCCTTCGCGTTCGGCTTCATCCGCGACATCTGGAATCCGTTCGGGATGCGGGACCGCGGATTCATGCTGCTGTTCGGCGGCATCAGCGCGCTGCTCTATGTGTTTTTCGCCTTCACCCCGATCAGCTACCTGACGCTGCTGGTCGCGGTGATCGTTCTCACCGTCTCGTTCCTGTTCGTCTCCAGCGCCCAGAACGGACTGACGGCCGTGATCGGCCAGCAGCATGCGATGACCGGGCAGATCAGCGCGGCGTGGAACGTGTTCCTGTCGATCCCGACCTTCGCCGCCTTGCTCGCTGGCGGCGCGCTCAGCGGCCTGCTCGAAGACAGAGGCTCCGATCAGGCCGTCCGCATCCTGTTTCTCGTCGGCGCCGCGATCATGCTGACCGTCGCCGCTTACGCGCTATGGCGGCCGGGCGACGTGTACGACAATGTCCGCATCGAATACGGGGACGACCGGCATCCGATCGAGGACCTCAAGCGGCTGGTGCGGCATTGGCCGATCTATCCGGCAATGCTGATCTGGCTGTTGTGGAATTTCGCGCCGGGCTCAGCGACCCCGCTGCAGTATCACCTGCAGAACACCCTGCATGCCTCGGATGCCCAATGGGGCCAATGGAATGCGATCTTCGCCGCCTCTTTCATTCCGACCTTCATCATCTATGGAATTCTCTGCCGGAAGCTGGCGCTGCAGACGCTGCTGGTGTGGGGCACCGTCATCGCCGTCCCGCAGATGGTGCCGCTATTGTTCATTCACTCGGTGACGGGCGCCCTGATCGCCGCGGTGCCGATCGGGCTGATGGGCGGCATCGCCACCGGCGCCTATCTGGATCTGATCATGCGGTCATGCCCCCGGGGTTTGCAGGGCACGACGCTCATGCTGGCCAGCAGCCTTTATTTCGTGGTCTCGCGGTTTGGCGATCTGCTCGGCACCCACCTCTACGATCATTTCGGCAGCTTTGACGTCTGCGTCATCGCGATCACCGCCGTCTACGCCCTGATGCTTCCGGCCATCCTGCTGGTTCCCAAAGGCCTGATCGCGACCGCGGACGGGCAAATTGTCTGA
- the ilvD gene encoding dihydroxy-acid dehydratase: protein MPAYRSRTTTHGRNMAGARGLWRATGMKNEDFGKPIIAVVNSFTQFVPGHVHLKDLGQLVAREIETAGGVAKEFNTIAVDDGIAMGHDGMLYSLPSREIIADSVEYMVNAHCADAMVCISNCDKITPGMLMAALRLNIPTVFVSGGPMESGKVNLKGKLRAVDLIDAMVAAADPTVSDADVETIERSACPTCGSCSGMFTANSMNCLTEALGLALPGNGSVLATHADRRGLFVEAGHLIVDLARRYYEQDDETALPRAIASFKAFENAMTLDIAMGGSTNTVLHLLAAAYEGEVPFTMQDIDRLSRRVPVLCKVAPSVADVHLEDVHRAGGVMAILGELDRAKLLNRGLPMVHAKSLEDALARWDIKQTKSESVRKFFMAAPGNVPTQVAFSQERRFEELDTDRETGCIRDLAHAYSRDGGLAVLSGNIAVDGCIVKTAGVDESILKFEGPARIFESQDAAVEGILGNKIKPGDVVVVRYEGPRGGPGMQEMLYPTSYLKSKGLGKVCALVTDGRFSGGSSGLSIGHLSPEAAEGGLIGLVEDGDRISIDIPARSISLVVDDATLAKRREAMLARGADAWKPAKKRSRKITMALKAYAALTTSAARGAVRVVPE, encoded by the coding sequence ATGCCCGCCTATCGCTCCCGAACCACGACCCACGGCCGCAACATGGCGGGCGCCCGCGGGCTCTGGCGCGCCACCGGCATGAAGAACGAGGATTTCGGCAAGCCGATCATCGCCGTGGTCAATTCGTTCACCCAGTTCGTGCCCGGCCACGTCCATCTCAAGGACCTCGGCCAGCTCGTCGCACGCGAGATCGAAACCGCCGGCGGCGTCGCCAAGGAATTCAACACCATCGCGGTCGATGACGGCATCGCCATGGGCCATGACGGCATGCTCTACAGCCTGCCGTCGCGCGAGATCATCGCCGACAGTGTCGAATACATGGTCAACGCGCATTGCGCCGACGCCATGGTGTGTATCTCCAACTGCGACAAGATCACCCCCGGCATGCTGATGGCGGCGCTGCGTCTCAACATCCCGACCGTGTTCGTCTCGGGCGGGCCGATGGAATCCGGCAAGGTCAACCTCAAGGGCAAACTCCGCGCGGTCGATCTGATCGACGCCATGGTCGCGGCGGCCGACCCCACCGTCAGCGATGCCGACGTCGAGACCATCGAGCGCTCGGCGTGTCCGACCTGCGGTTCCTGCTCCGGCATGTTCACGGCCAATTCCATGAACTGCCTCACCGAGGCGCTGGGTCTGGCTTTGCCCGGCAACGGCTCGGTGCTGGCGACCCATGCCGACCGCAGAGGTCTGTTCGTCGAGGCCGGCCACCTGATCGTCGACCTGGCGCGCCGCTATTACGAGCAGGACGATGAAACCGCGCTGCCGCGGGCCATTGCCAGTTTCAAGGCGTTCGAGAACGCCATGACGCTTGATATCGCCATGGGCGGATCGACCAACACCGTGCTGCATCTGCTGGCGGCGGCCTATGAGGGCGAAGTGCCGTTCACGATGCAGGACATCGACCGGCTGTCGCGCCGGGTGCCGGTGCTGTGCAAGGTGGCGCCGTCGGTCGCCGACGTGCATCTGGAAGACGTGCATCGCGCCGGTGGCGTGATGGCCATTCTCGGCGAACTCGATCGCGCCAAGCTGCTCAACCGCGGGCTGCCGATGGTTCACGCCAAGTCGCTGGAAGACGCGCTGGCGCGCTGGGACATCAAGCAGACCAAAAGCGAGAGCGTCCGCAAATTTTTCATGGCCGCCCCCGGCAATGTGCCCACGCAGGTCGCCTTCAGCCAGGAACGACGGTTCGAGGAACTCGACACCGACCGCGAGACCGGCTGCATCCGCGACCTCGCGCATGCCTATTCCAGGGATGGCGGCCTTGCGGTGCTGTCGGGCAATATCGCCGTCGATGGCTGCATCGTGAAGACCGCCGGCGTCGATGAGAGCATCTTGAAGTTCGAAGGGCCGGCGCGGATCTTCGAAAGCCAGGACGCCGCGGTTGAAGGCATTTTGGGCAACAAGATCAAGCCCGGCGACGTCGTCGTGGTCCGCTATGAAGGCCCGCGCGGTGGCCCCGGCATGCAGGAGATGCTGTATCCGACCAGCTACCTCAAATCGAAGGGGCTCGGAAAGGTCTGCGCGCTCGTCACCGATGGCCGCTTCTCCGGCGGCTCCTCGGGTCTCTCGATCGGGCATCTCTCGCCGGAAGCCGCCGAAGGCGGTTTGATCGGCCTCGTCGAGGACGGCGATCGCATCAGCATCGATATCCCGGCGCGTTCGATCAGCCTCGTGGTCGACGATGCCACCTTGGCGAAGCGGCGCGAGGCCATGCTGGCCCGCGGCGCGGATGCCTGGAAGCCCGCCAAGAAGCGCAGCCGCAAGATCACGATGGCGCTGAAGGCCTATGCGGCGCTGACCACGAGTGCTGCCCGCGGCGCGGTGCGGGTCGTTCCGGAATAA